In a genomic window of Gossypium arboreum isolate Shixiya-1 chromosome 7, ASM2569848v2, whole genome shotgun sequence:
- the LOC108471807 gene encoding subtilisin-like protease SBT1.2 yields MEPKLHLFFSALCFYLVSAYGNTLRTYIVQLHPHGVTSSLFPTKFLWHLSFLDQTLSSEEYSSSRLLYSYGSAMEGFAALLTETEIELLRGLPDVVAVRPDQLLQLQTTYSYKFLGLSSTTDGAWVKSEFGRGTIIGVLDTGVWPESPSFADQGMPPVPKRWKGMCQEGQNFKATSCNRKLIGARFFIKGHHVSSVPPSENMVDEYISPRDSSGHGTHTSSTAGGVSVPMASVLGNGAGVARGMAPGAHIAVYKVCWFNGCYSSDILAAIDVAIVDGVDVLSLSLGGFPLPLFDDSIAIGSFRAVEQGISVICAAGNNGPIQSSVANIAPWIATIGASTLDRKFPAIVRMGNGEYVYGESLFPGKSLPIAEKELELVYVTGGNSGSEFCFRGSLPKEKVRGKMVVCDRGVNGRAEKGVAVKEAGGAAMILANTEINLEEDSVDAQVLPATEIGYAEAVRLKTYMNTTSHPRARIVFGGTVIGRSRAPEVAQFSARGPNLYDSTILKPDVIAPGVNIIAAWPQNLGPTGLPEDTRRVNFTVMSGTSMACPHVSGIAALIHSAHPGWTPAAIKSAIMTSADASDHRGKPIMDGSKPAAVFAIGAGHVNPNRAIDPGLIYDIKPDEYVIHLCTLGYTRSEIFTITHRNISCSEMLKMNRGFSLNYPSISVAFKHGVKSKMITRRLTNVGNPNSVYSVQVKPPEGVKVRVKPRRLIFKHINQSLSYRIWVISRKKTQTKKISYAEGQLTWMNARNSFHRVRSPISVTWK; encoded by the coding sequence ATGGAACCCAAATTGCACCTTTTCTTTTCAGCTCTTTGCTTCTACTTGGTTTCTGCATATGGAAACACTCTTCGCACTTACATTGTTCAGTTGCACCCACATGGTGTAACCAGTTCTTTGTTTCCTACTAAGTTTCTTTGGCATCTCTCATTTCTTGATCAAACTCTTTCCTCCGAGGAATACTCTTCGTCTCGTCTTCTTTACTCTTATGGTTCTGCCATGGAAGGGTTTGCAGCTCTGTTGACTGAAACCGAGATAGAGTTATTGCGAGGTTTGCCTGATGTTGTTGCAGTCAGACCTGACCAGCTGCTTCAGCTTCAAACTACTTACTCTTACAAGTTCTTGGGACTTAGTTCCACTACAGATGGTGCTTGGGTTAAATCCGAATTCGGTCGTGGAACGATTATTGGGGTGCTTGACACAGGTGTTTGGCCCGAGAGTCCTAGTTTCGCTGACCAGGGAATGCCACCGGTTCCCAAAAGATGGAAAGGGATGTGCCAAGAAGGGCAAAACTTCAAGGCCACGAGTTGCAACCGTAAACTCATCGGCGCTAGGTTCTTTATAAAAGGTCATCATGTTTCCTCAGTGCCACCATCAGAAAACATGGTTGATGAGTACATATCACCCAGGGATTCCTCTGGGCATGGAACTCATACATCATCCACAGCTGGAGGAGTTTCTGTTCCAATGGCAAGCGTGCTTGGTAATGGTGCCGGTGTGGCCCGTGGAATGGCACCTGGAGCCCACATTGCAGTGTACAAAGTCTGCTGGTTCAATGGCTGTTACAGCTCCGATATTCTAGCTGCAATTGATGTTGCAATTGTGGATGGAGTTGATGTGCTTTCACTCTCTCTAGGTGGCTTCCCATTGCCACTTTTTGATGATAGCATAGCCATTGGCAGTTTCCGAGCAGTCGAGCAAGGCATATCAGTGATTTGTGCTGCAGGGAACAATGGGCCAATTCAAAGTTCAGTTGCCAATATAGCTCCTTGGATTGCTACCATTGGTGCTAGCACACTCGATCGGAAGTTTCCAGCTATAGTTCGGATGGGCAATGGAGAATATGTTTATGGCGAGTCTTTGTTCCCTGGGAAGAGTTTACCGATTGCCGAAAAGGAACTTGAACTGGTCTATGTCACTGGTGGGAACAGTGGAAGTGAATTTTGCTTTAGAGGGTCTcttccaaaagaaaaagttagaggcaaaatggttgTTTGTGACAGAGGTGTGAATGGAAGAGCAGAAAAAGGTGTAGCTGTCAAAGAAGCTGGTGGTGCTGCCATGATATTAGCCAATACAGAGATAAACCTCGAGGAAGACTCGGTTGATGCTCAGGTCTTACCGGCAACAGAGATCGGTTATGCAGAGGCAGTACGTCTAAAAACTTACATGAACACCACCAGTCATCCTAGAGCTAGAATCGTATTCGGTGGAACTGTCATAGGAAGGTCGCGAGCACCGGAAGTAGCACAATTTTCAGCCAGAGGACCCAATCTATATGATTCTACAATCCTCAAACCAGATGTGATTGCTCCAGGGGTTAATATCATTGCTGCTTGGCCTCAAAACTTAGGTCCCACTGGCCTTCCAGAAGATACTAGAAGAGTTAATTTCACTGTCATGTCGGGTACTTCCATGGCATGCCCTCATGTTAGTGGAATTGCAGCTTTGATTCACTCAGCTCACCCAGGGTGGACCCCAGCAGCCATTAAATCTGCAATAATGACATCTGCTGATGCAAGTGACCATAGGGGAAAACCAATTATGGATGGAAGCAAACCAGCAGCTGTTTTTGCCATTGGAGCAGGACATGTAAACCCTAATAGAGCCATTGACCCTGGATTGATCTATGATATCAAGCCAGATGAGTATGTCATTCATCTTTGCACCCTCGGATACACAAGATCAGAAATCTTTACAATCACACACAGGAATATCAGTTGCAGTGAGATGTTAAAGATGAACAGGGGTTTCAGCCTCAACTACCCCTCTATTTCTGTAGCTTTCAAGCATGGGGTGAAGAGTAAGATGATCACAAGGAGACTAACAAATGTGGGGAATCCTAATTCTGTGTATTCAGTGCAAGTGAAGCCTCCTGAGGGAGTCAAAGTGAGGGTCAAACCTAGAAGGCTAATATTCAAGCATATCAATCAAAGTTTGAGTTACAGAATATGGGTAATATCAAGGAAGAAAACTCAAACAAAGAAGATAAGCTATGCAGAAGGGCAGTTGACATGGATGAATGCTCGCAATAGCTTCCACAGGGTTCGAAGCCCGATTTCAGTCACTTGGAAGTAG
- the LOC108472657 gene encoding photosystem II reaction center PSB28 protein, chloroplastic, which translates to MATLQSLALASPVSHSFLNQPRSLSGMPSWVAHRSANSQFNGQSLQVAQSRISPTRWNSKRCSPIVMMVKPKIQFIQGTDEQTIPDVRLTKSRDGTNGMAIFRFDQPSVFDSSSEVGDITGFYMIDEEGVLQSVDVNAKFVNGKPAGIEAKYIMRTPREWDRFMRFMERYSNENGLQFIKK; encoded by the exons ATGGCAACTCTTCAGTCTCTGGCTTTGGCCTCTCCTGTCTCTCACTCTTTCCTCAACCAACCACGCTCTCTCTCTG GAATGCCATCTTGGGTTGCTCACCGGAGCGCCAATTCACAATTCAATGGGCAATCTTTACAAGTGGCTCAATCGCGAATATCACCTACAAGATGGAACTCTAAGAGATGCAGCCCCATAGTAATGatggttaaaccaaaaattcaaTTCATTCAAGGAACTGATGAGCAGACAATACCAGATGTAAGGTTAACAAAGTCCAGAGATGGTACAAATGGTATGGCTATATTCAGATTCGACCAACCGTCCGTGTTTGATTCATCTAGTGAAGTTGGTGACATCACTGGATTCTACATGATTGATGAGGAAGGAGTTCTTCAGTCGGTTGATGTGAATGCTAAATTTGTGAATGGGAAGCCTGCAGGGATTGAAGCAAAGTACATAATGCGAACACCACGGGAGTGGGATAGGTTCATGAGATTCATGGAGCGATATTCTAATGAAAACGGCTTGCAGTTCATAAAAAAATGA
- the LOC108457322 gene encoding bifunctional TH2 protein, mitochondrial-like, which produces MGGMDVGGGIAGKLWNKFRSESVFVNYTPFFVCLAAGNLSADSFHHYVSQHVHLLNAFAHAYELAEECADDDEDKKAIRNLRKYVQAKLKSHDSLVREWGFGLPEERSLTNATVKYTDFLSATASGRIEGERFPGKLATPFEKTKVAAYTLGAIAPCMRLFAFINKEIQALLDPNDSTHIYKKWIDHYCSENFEAYAFRIEELLDTLSISLTGEELDVIEKLYHQSMRLEVDFFSSQPILQEAVVPLSRTLDPAVGGELSIFCDFDLTCTAFDSSAILAEIAIITRPKADPDGSETQLARMSSADLRSTWDALSAQYTEEFEQCVESITTTETAETFSYEGLCEALEQFAHFEKAANSRVVQSGVLKGLNQEDIKRAGQRLIFQDGCKGFIQKIMKNENLTAAIHVLSYCWCGDLIRSALSSGDVKALNVHSNELSCEDSTTTGEIIKKLESPMEKLQAFNNILNNRDEDGQHLTVYIGGSVGDLLCLLEADIGIVMGSSPTLRRLGEQFGISFVPLFSGLVAKQREVVEVGSSYWKRLSGTLYTVSSWDEIHAFILGSSS; this is translated from the exons ATGGGAGGTATGGATGTCGGAGGAGGGATCGCCGGGAAGTTGTGGAACAAATTCAGGAGCGAATCGGTTTTTGTTAACTATACTCCTTTCTTCGTTTGCTTAGCCGCTGGCAATTTAAGCGCCGATTCCTTCCACCACTATGTCTCTCAACATGTTCATTTACTCAATGCCTTTGCTCACGC GTATGAATTAGCGGAGGAATGCGCTGATGATGACGAAGACAAGAAGGCAATACGAAATTTAAGGAAATATGTTCAAGCCAAGCTTAAATCACACGACTCTCTTGTCCGA GAATGGGGCTTTGGACTCCCAGAAGAGAGAAGCTTGACAAATGCAACAGTGAAGTATACGGATTTTCTGTCGGCAACAGCTTCTGGTAGAATTGAAGGCGAAAGATTCCCGGGTAAACTTGCAACCCCTTTTGAGAAGACAAAGGTTGCCGCTTATACACTTGGCGCTATCGCACCTTGCATGAGGCTCTTTGCCTTCATAAATAAAGAGATCCAAGCTCTTCTAGATCCTAATGATAGCACTCACATTTACAAGAAGTGGATTGATCATTATTGCTCTGAAAATTTTGAG GCTTATGCTTTCCGCATCGAAGAGTTGCTGGATACTCTAAGCATATCTTTAACTGGTGAAGAGCTAGATGTCATAGAAAAGCTCTACCATCAATCTATGAGACTGGAAGTAGATTTTTTCTCATCTCAACCAATTCTACAGGAAGCAGTGGTCCCTTTGTCTCGTACTCTAGACCCCGCTGTGGGTGGTGAACTCTCCATATTTTGTGACTTCGACTTGACTTGCACTGCTTTTGATTCCTCTGCTATATTGGCAGAGATTGCAATCATAACAAGGCCAAAGGCTGACCCTGATGGATCTGAAACCCAACTTGCTCGGATGTCATCAGCTGATTTGAGGAGCACATGGGATGCTCTTTCTGCCCAGTATACCGAAGAGTTTGAACAATGTGTAGAAAGCATCACAACAACTGAGACAG CGGAAACTTTCAGTTATGAAGGTCTATGTGAAGCTCTTGAGCAATTTGCACATTTTGAGAAGGCTGCAAATTCAAGAGTGGTTCAGTCAGGAGTACTTAAGGGTTTAAATCAAGAGGATATAAAAAGGGCTGGCCAGCGTTTGATCTTTCAAGATGGTTGTAAAGGGTTTATTCAGAAAATCATGAAAAATGAAAATCTCACCGCTGCCATACATGTACTTTCTTATTGTTGGTGTGGGGATCTCATCCGTTCAGCACTTTCATCAG GGGATGTAAAAGCACTAAATGTTCACTCCAATGAGTTATCTTGTGAAGATTCTACCACCACAGGGGAAATCATTAAGAAGCTAGAGTCTCCCATGGAAAAGCTCCAAGCTTTCAATAACATATTAAACAACAGAGACGAAGATGGCCAGCACTTGACGGTTTATATAGGAGGTTCAGTTGGTGACTTACTCTGCTTGCTGGAAGCAGACATAGGTATCGTGATGGGATCAAGTCCCACCCTGAGACGATTGGGAGAACAGTTTGGCATTTCTTTTGTGCCGTTGTTCTCTGGTTTGGTGGCAAAACAGAGAGAAGTGGTCGAAGTTGGGTCTTCTTATTGGAAAAGACTTTCCGGCACTTTATATACAGTCTCTAGCTGGGATGAGATACATGCATTTATTCTGGGTTCATCATCATAA